One Parageobacillus sp. KH3-4 genomic region harbors:
- the accD gene encoding acetyl-CoA carboxylase, carboxyltransferase subunit beta, with amino-acid sequence MWKDLFTKKKKYASIPSEQVRHEVPEGIMTKCPKCKKIMYTKELIKNLRVCMSCGYHHTMPSRERINSLLDEESFHEYDADMVSVNPLHFPGYMEKLEEDRRKSNLNEAVITGEGTLNGYPLVIAVMDPAFRMGSMGSVVGEKITRAIEKARERHVPFLIFTASGGARMQEGVLSLMQMAKTSAALKLFSDEGGLIISVMTHPTTGGVSASFASLGDYNFAEPGALIGFAGRRVIEQTVREELPEDFQTAEFLLKHGQLDAVIHRHDLKDTLTTVLDIHQRGGEHGWWQN; translated from the coding sequence ATGTGGAAAGACTTGTTTACCAAAAAGAAAAAATATGCATCGATTCCTTCCGAACAAGTGAGACATGAAGTTCCAGAAGGAATTATGACAAAATGTCCAAAGTGCAAAAAAATTATGTACACGAAGGAACTGATCAAAAATTTACGGGTTTGCATGAGCTGCGGTTATCATCATACAATGCCGTCCCGCGAACGGATTAATAGTTTGTTAGACGAAGAAAGTTTTCATGAGTATGATGCCGATATGGTGTCAGTCAATCCGTTGCACTTTCCAGGATATATGGAAAAGCTGGAAGAAGATCGCCGTAAATCGAACTTAAACGAAGCGGTCATCACCGGCGAAGGAACGTTAAACGGATACCCGCTCGTCATCGCTGTCATGGATCCGGCGTTTCGGATGGGAAGCATGGGGTCCGTTGTAGGGGAAAAAATTACGCGAGCGATTGAAAAAGCAAGAGAGCGCCACGTGCCGTTTCTTATTTTTACCGCTTCTGGAGGAGCTCGCATGCAGGAAGGGGTATTGAGTTTAATGCAAATGGCAAAAACGAGCGCCGCCCTTAAACTGTTTAGCGATGAGGGGGGGCTTATCATTTCGGTAATGACGCATCCGACGACAGGCGGAGTGTCGGCAAGCTTTGCCTCATTAGGGGACTATAATTTTGCAGAACCGGGAGCACTCATTGGCTTTGCGGGCCGTCGCGTCATTGAACAAACGGTGCGCGAGGAGCTTCCAGAAGATTTTCAAACGGCGGAGTTTTTATTGAAGCATGGTCAGCTTGATGCCGTCATTCATCGCCATGATTTGAAAGATACATTAACGACCGTACTCGACATTCATCAACGGGGAGGGGAACACGGATGGTGGCAGAACTAG
- the accA gene encoding acetyl-CoA carboxylase carboxyl transferase subunit alpha has protein sequence MVAELEFEKPLIELRKKISELKEFMKTTDVDLSSEIEKLEARLAKLENDIYANLTPWDRVQIARHPNRPTTLDYIERLFTNFLECHGDRCFGDDEAIVGGIAKYDGLPVTVIGHQRGKDTKENIRRNFGMPHPEGYRKALRLMKQAEKFRRPIICFIDTKGAYPGKAAEERGQSEAIARNLFEMAGLTVPIVCVVIGEGGSGGALALGVGNHIHMLENSTYSVISPEGAAAILWKDAALARRAAETMKITANDLKELGIIDEIIPEVRGGAHRDADQQAAEIDKVLKRSLTQLLKLDGEALVRQRYEKFKQIGQFAFLRDELRVK, from the coding sequence ATGGTGGCAGAACTAGAATTTGAAAAGCCGCTTATAGAGCTGCGTAAAAAAATTAGCGAATTAAAAGAATTTATGAAAACCACGGACGTAGACCTTTCTTCGGAAATTGAAAAATTAGAAGCGCGTCTTGCAAAGCTGGAAAACGATATATACGCAAATTTAACTCCATGGGATCGCGTGCAAATTGCGCGTCACCCGAACCGTCCGACAACGCTTGATTATATTGAGCGATTGTTTACCAATTTTTTGGAATGTCACGGAGACCGCTGTTTTGGGGATGATGAAGCGATTGTCGGAGGAATCGCCAAATATGATGGGCTGCCTGTGACGGTCATTGGCCATCAGCGCGGGAAAGATACAAAAGAAAATATTCGGCGCAATTTTGGAATGCCGCATCCGGAAGGATATCGAAAGGCACTGCGTTTGATGAAACAAGCTGAAAAATTTCGCCGGCCAATCATTTGCTTTATTGACACAAAAGGGGCGTATCCGGGAAAAGCGGCGGAAGAGCGCGGGCAAAGCGAGGCGATTGCTAGAAACTTGTTTGAAATGGCCGGACTTACCGTACCGATTGTTTGCGTCGTGATCGGGGAAGGTGGAAGTGGCGGAGCGCTTGCGCTTGGTGTCGGCAACCATATTCATATGCTGGAAAACTCGACTTATTCCGTTATTTCTCCTGAAGGAGCTGCGGCGATTTTGTGGAAAGATGCGGCGCTTGCCCGCCGTGCGGCGGAAACGATGAAAATTACAGCGAACGATTTAAAAGAACTTGGCATTATTGACGAAATTATTCCGGAGGTTCGCGGCGGCGCCCACCGAGATGCAGACCAACAGGCAGCGGAAATCGATAAAGTGTTGAAACGATCGCTAACGCAACTGCTAAAGCTAGACGGCGAAGCGCTTGTTCGACAACGATATGAAAAATTTAAACAAATCGGGCAATTTGCGTTTTTACGCGACGAGCTTCGGGTAAAATAA